In Rutidosis leptorrhynchoides isolate AG116_Rl617_1_P2 chromosome 2, CSIRO_AGI_Rlap_v1, whole genome shotgun sequence, one genomic interval encodes:
- the LOC139887928 gene encoding transcription factor bHLH95-like: protein MVEGASQEVFFWQTNSWVMSKKSSCESNDQNGSRSLCDKQSHEMKQDMMKDPNDSSSGDQEAVIAKNVADENDGDAIKMENEDNMKVMSRDENDKGKGTKVEVSEHNLHTWTERERRKKMKGMFQELHSLVPSLSHKADKATIVDEAITFIKTLEQKVQQLENKKLERLYGVSSNTPLASPNQPQTSAFSTSRESFLADQGSSTSHYGPISPSDSTSFPFPMCSSPTNFQTWASSNVTLNTFGPHAHFSICAYSKPGLKTGICVLLEKYNIEVVSVQICSDQSKCLLMIHAYAKAGDHFVEAYPYEDVYKQAATEIMQWVGSKSS, encoded by the exons atggttgaaggagcTAGCCAAGAAGTGTTTTTTTGGCAAACTAATTCCTGGGTTATGTCTAAAAAATCGAGCTGTGAGTCTAATGATCAAAATGGTTCACGATCATTGTGTGATAAGCAAAGTCATGAGATGAAACAAGATATGATGAAAGATCCAAATGATTCAAGTAGTGGTGATCAAGAAGCCGTTATAGCAAAAAATGTGGCAGACGAAAACGATGGTGATGCAATTAAGATGGAAAATGAGGACAACATGAAGGTGATGAGTCGTGATGAGAATGATAAGGGGAAAGGAACTAAGGTTGAGGTAAGTGAGCATAATTTGCATACTTGGACCGAAAGAGAAAGGAGAAAAAAAATGAAAGGCATGTTTCAAGAACTTCATTCCTTAGTACCTTCACTTTCTCATAAG GCAGACAAGGCCACAATAGTTGATGAGGCTATAACTTTTATCAAAACTTTGGAACAAAAAGTTCAACAGCTCGAAAATAAGAAGCTAGAAAGGCTCTATGGTGTATCATCAAACACACCTCTTGCTTCCCCAAATCAACCACAAACATCGGCCTTCAGCACTAGCCGAGAATCATTTTTAGCCGATCAGGGTTCCTCAACGAGCCACTATGGACCGATCTCGCCTTCTGATTCGACCTCGTTTCCATTCCCAATGTGTTCCTCACCAACTAATTTCCAAACATGGGCTTCTTCAAATGTCACTTTGAATACTTTTGGCCCTCATGCTCATTTTAGCATTTGTGCCTATTCAAAGCCTGGCTTAAAGACCGGAATTTGTGTTTTGTTGGAGAAGTACAACATTGAGGTTGTTTCTGTTCAGATTTGTTCGGATCAATCGAAATGCTTGTTGATGATTCATGCCTAT GCAAAAGCTGGTGATCATTTTGTGGAGGCTTATCCTTATGAAGATGTATACAAGCAGGCTGCAACCGAGATCATGCAATGGGTTGGCTCTAAATCGTCGTAA